One Staphylococcus ratti DNA segment encodes these proteins:
- a CDS encoding lysophospholipid acyltransferase family protein, with amino-acid sequence MRNLLFSLIVRPIVFIVLGLNIRNYERLKSQGPLVVIANHNSHLDTLVLMSLFRGKSFNHVRPVAAGDYFMKNKFLKWFSTKVMNIIPIERKMTRDFTGMFQPILDELDKNGIIILYPEGSRGEPEKLSKYKSGIYYLMRERPEVPIQPIFMHGLGKALPKDSFILVPFFVDIFIGETFKCDQNRKDFMDEVTKRLNILRDEGNFKEW; translated from the coding sequence ATGCGAAATTTATTATTTTCACTTATTGTACGTCCCATTGTGTTTATCGTGCTTGGACTTAACATTAGAAATTATGAGAGACTTAAAAGTCAAGGTCCTCTTGTCGTTATCGCAAATCATAACAGTCATTTAGATACGTTAGTGTTAATGAGTTTATTCAGAGGCAAAAGTTTTAACCATGTGAGACCCGTTGCAGCGGGCGACTATTTTATGAAAAATAAATTTTTAAAATGGTTTTCAACAAAAGTGATGAATATTATACCTATCGAACGTAAAATGACGAGAGATTTCACAGGTATGTTTCAACCTATATTAGATGAATTAGATAAAAATGGCATTATTATACTTTATCCAGAAGGTTCAAGAGGAGAACCTGAAAAGTTGTCTAAGTATAAATCTGGCATTTATTATTTAATGCGTGAACGTCCAGAAGTGCCAATCCAACCTATCTTTATGCATGGACTTGGGAAAGCATTACCAAAAGACAGTTTTATCTTAGTCCCATTTTTTGTAGATATATTCATTGGAGAAACTTTTAAATGTGATCAGAACCGCAAAGATTTTATGGATGAGGTGACGAAGCGTTTAAACATTTTGAGAGATGAAGGTAACTTTAAAGAATGGTGA
- a CDS encoding phosphatidate cytidylyltransferase, translating to MNLNKLSYEMIIVLIGVFVVLVISTLISQILLRKKPSEVTENIWMRVKSWWVMCIIFSLALIIHQTVSLIFMAFLCFIALKEYFSLIPTNRSHRLVYLWAYLTIPVQFILIYNGFYGFFIVFIPVYIFLLIPIQALIVGETKGFLHSMATIQWGIMFFVFGLSHLAYLIVLPGIDSTVSGASLVLFLVILTQANDVFQYISGKLFGKRKIIPKVSPNKTWAGFIGGVILSTVLALVLGPLLTPFSLLGMIASGVYISISGFVGDVNISALKRDLNIKDTSQAIPGHGGVLDRVDSLTYTAPLFFHFTRFFYF from the coding sequence ATGAACCTAAATAAACTATCTTATGAAATGATTATCGTATTAATAGGGGTATTTGTTGTACTTGTAATTTCAACACTCATTAGTCAAATTCTCCTTAGGAAAAAGCCAAGTGAAGTGACAGAGAATATATGGATGCGGGTGAAGTCGTGGTGGGTGATGTGTATTATCTTCTCTTTAGCGCTCATTATACATCAAACCGTCTCCCTCATTTTTATGGCATTTTTATGTTTTATTGCTTTAAAAGAATATTTTTCTTTAATTCCAACGAATAGAAGTCATAGACTTGTCTACTTATGGGCTTATTTAACGATACCGGTTCAATTTATTCTTATTTACAACGGTTTTTATGGATTTTTTATCGTATTTATTCCAGTCTATATTTTCCTTCTTATCCCTATTCAAGCTTTAATTGTAGGTGAAACGAAAGGATTTTTACATTCGATGGCTACGATTCAATGGGGAATTATGTTTTTTGTTTTTGGTTTAAGTCATTTGGCTTATTTAATTGTATTGCCAGGGATAGATAGTACTGTTTCTGGAGCAAGTTTAGTTTTATTCTTAGTCATCCTTACGCAGGCGAATGATGTCTTTCAATATATTTCAGGAAAACTGTTTGGTAAACGCAAAATCATTCCAAAGGTAAGTCCGAATAAAACGTGGGCAGGCTTTATTGGTGGCGTTATTTTATCAACAGTGTTGGCATTAGTTTTAGGGCCACTACTTACACCATTTTCATTGTTAGGGATGATTGCATCTGGAGTGTACATTAGTATAAGTGGCTTTGTCGGCGATGTGAACATTTCCGCATTGAAACGAGATTTAAATATAAAAGATACTTCACAAGCCATACCTGGACATGGAGGCGTTTTAGATCGTGTAGATTCGTTAACATATACAGCGCCTTTATTCTTCCATTTTACGAGATTCTTTTATTTTTAG